The sequence below is a genomic window from Glycine max cultivar Williams 82 chromosome 20, Glycine_max_v4.0, whole genome shotgun sequence.
GAAGGACAAATGCTCAGACAATCATCAGAGTGAACAAGGATAtggaaaaaagacaaataacaaATGCCCAGGAGATAAGCATGATGAAAAAAGACGTTGAAATGATAAAGTCACAACTATTGGAAGTATATAGCTGCAAAATGAAGCTCCAAAACCAACTGAAGAGATGTATTCGTTGAAAGAGAGTTAGTTCATTatgtaaaaactcttgtgtAGTAGGATCTTCCCTCCTTACTGTGATAGTAATGTAAGAAATTTGAACGAAATAGCTATCTGCCTCCTATCCTATTGAAACAGAATTGTTTAAAATATGTCATATGTCTCATTTAACTAGTCCTCCTCCGGTTAAACTACTTACCACTGCATTTCAACCCCATCCCTTTATCATGTACCGGGTAATAAGTCTCAACTCTTAAGTCAAACTAATGAAACTATGGACATTTAAATggcaatatttaaatttgaggaAACGATTTACATTTATAGTTGTAAATGAGTTTTCATTCAATATaacctttttaattaaatgaatgggtaaaattattttatattaccaatacaaatatattatactAACATGAACTGAATATTATTCAACATAAGTAAAACAACTGAGTATGTTGTAAGTATGCTAAAAGTTTTAACTTCTAATTAagtgtttcattttaatttttcataaggaTAATTAGATGGaataacataaatgaaaaataaaaaatcatatacaagttttaaaataatgattaaaaatcaattatcaTTAGATAATACTCCAATAATTAAGTATTCGTACCTGTTATAAAACCTGAagtgcatgtatatatataaatctgaAGGGTGACGCAGCAGAGGGAAAATAAGCCTGGAAACGATGGAAGATGATGACGCAGCGATTgaggtgaggaaccatgtttcCCCAGAGCCAGAGGTGGAGGATTCCAGTTGCTGTTGCCCAATTTGCTTGGGACCATTCCTTCAACTTTCCTACCTCGACAAATGTTTTCGTATGCCCTCACCCTATTTTCTGTGTTTCTTAATCGTAAAGTTTATAAGTTTGTTGCATATGCTATAGACCCTTTATTGGGTTTCATTCATGATTTGGGTTGGATGCTCTAAGTTGTAGTCTTGGGAAACCTTTTAGTTTGAAAGTAACTTTCGGTAATTATATATCAAGACAAGATTTGTTTTATTAGGATCATTACTTGAGAGTTCAGATTTAAGCAGCAACTAGAGGTAGGTAAATGTACCATATCATTCATGCTGCTATATGTTTTTCCTAGTAACCGTTAAGCTTGTTCTTCTGTTGCAGATAAGTTTTGCTTCAATTGCATTTTACGCTGGACCAAGGTGGTTGCTAGCAAGCACCGTTCTCCACCTTCTTCTGTAAAATGCCCCCTCTGTAAGGTTTGGTTAACACcatgactttttcttttttttcgcattgttaattttttaattgttattattattgttgttgttgttttgccACATGGACTttgttgaaatataaaatttcccCTCAATGATACACCCCTTTAaaacaatttcaattatgaCTCTCTTAAGTTCTCTCAATTTACTGCTCCCATCTGAATGTTTCTTATGGATGTCAATATTTGCAAAACAGTAAGGGTGATGAtgatttatgataaatcaacTGGGGGAATGGCAGTAGAAATTAGTATCAAGCTGGATAAATGAGCTACTGACTTCGTAGTTTATGTCTAATTTGCAGACCGAAAATTTTTCTATCATATATGTAGTTGATGGGAGTTGTTTTCAACGTCATTATGTAAATCAAGATTTTGAGAATAGGTTTGTCTCAgttttatttaagttaaaattttcaGTAGAATTATCTTTTTATACTTTGCTCTTTTGTTTGTGTGTGCAGTTTTATCTTATCAAGAGCTCACAGATATAGAGTACAATGCTATTACACTGAACAAGGTGTTCTACTGCCTTCCGTTTAACAAATTTCTTGCTTTATAGTGGCGTCTGCCTGTCCTGTCCTTTGCTTTGTGTCAAATATttgttattggtattttatttactttacttttttcttttaactttgtGTGAGCAGGTTTTGTAGATGACATATTCAATATATCACAATATTGGAGATCTCAAAAGTACTATCAGCCAAACTGCTGGCTTCAAAGTTGGTTAAGAAGAGAaattcaagctcttatccaggTTAGTGAATTTATCAGGTTAGTTGCTGTTTGGTGCATTATCTCTCAGGTTTTGCAACTGGAAAAATATCCAATAACATAATGTGCTTTATCTGTTACTGTATATTGATTCACATTTTCTTTAGTGCTactgtatgtatgtatgtgtgtgcCTAATTATAGGTGGAATTTCTGATTATTCCATCTcctgctctctctctctcttaattaGTATATCTTTTGCTGAATCTGTAGGAGGAGGATGTTGACATCATTGTGCACCATATCCTTGCTGTGGTCAAAGCAGCATTATGGACTAGGTAAGTTTCTTCATGCATTTCAAGTTGCCTTAACATAATGAGTATGAAAAGGATGGTTACTATTAACTCTCAAACTTGCAGGAGAGAGCAGAAGTCACACATGAATGCACCTGAAAAGAAACAGGAGGAGTTCAAGATGCCAGTCTCTGAAGCCGCAAGGCCT
It includes:
- the LOC100306017 gene encoding RING zinc finger-containing protein, whose protein sequence is MEDDDAAIEVRNHVSPEPEVEDSSCCCPICLGPFLQLSYLDKCFHKFCFNCILRWTKVVASKHRSPPSSVKCPLCKTENFSIIYVVDGSCFQRHYVNQDFENSFILSRAHRYRVQCYYTEQGFVDDIFNISQYWRSQKYYQPNCWLQSWLRREIQALIQEEDVDIIVHHILAVVKAALWTRREQKSHMNAPEKKQEEFKMPVSEAARPFLAARTDRFIYEIQLFLASGMNIEAYDAVYIQRLGWSSPGVNTEVSQSELVDRATVIPYLYLFDGDFDENE
- the LOC100306017 gene encoding RING zinc finger-containing protein isoform X1; this translates as MEDDDAAIEVRNHVSPEPEVEDSSCCCPICLGPFLQLSYLDKCFHKFCFNCILRWTKVVASKHRSPPSSVKCPLFDGSCFQRHYVNQDFENSFILSRAHRYRVQCYYTEQGFVDDIFNISQYWRSQKYYQPNCWLQSWLRREIQALIQEEDVDIIVHHILAVVKAALWTRREQKSHMNAPEKKQEEFKMPVSEAARPFLAARTDRFIYEIQLFLASGMNIEAYDAVYIQRLGWSSPGVNTEVSQSELVDRATVIPYLYLFDGDFDENE